The proteins below come from a single Macaca fascicularis isolate 582-1 chromosome 9, T2T-MFA8v1.1 genomic window:
- the FAS gene encoding tumor necrosis factor receptor superfamily member 6 isoform X3 — MSFWRLVYLFLLSYRKRNCRLPSGNSLLNTVLTSVVRLLSKCVNAQVTDISSKGFELRKIVTTIETQNLEGLHHEGQFCRNPCPPGERKARDCTVNEDEPDCVPCQEGKEYTDKGHFSSKCRRCRLCDEGHGLEVEINCTRTQNTKCRCKPNFFCNSAVCEHCDPCTKCKHGIIEECTLTSNTKCKEEVVIKKPCRKHRKENQGPHESTTLNPETAINLSDVDLSKYITTIAGAMTLSQVKDFVRKNGVSEAKIDEIKNDNVQDTAEQKVQLLRNWYQLHGKKDACDTLIKGLKTADLCTLAEKIHAVILKDITSDTENSNFGNEVQNLV; from the exons gttCTTACCTCTGTTGTTAGATTATTGTCCAAATGTGTTAATGCCCAAGTGACTGATATCAGCTCCAAGGGATTTGAATTGAGGAAGATCGTTACTACAATTGAGACTCAGAACTTGGAAGGCCTGCATCACGAGGGCCAATTCTGCCGTAACCCCTGTCCTCCAG GTGAAAGGAAAGCTAGGGACTGCACAGTCAATGAGGATGAACCAGACTGCGTGCCCTGCCAAGAAGGGAAGGAGTACACAGACAAAGGCCATTTTTCTTCCAAATGCAGAAGATGTAGATTGTGTGATGAAGGACATG GCTTAGAAGTGGAAATAAACTGCACCCGGACCCAGAATACCAAGTGCAGATGTAAACCAAACTTTTTTTGTAACTCTGCTGTATGTGAACACTGTGACCCTTGCACCAA gtGTAAACATGGAATCATCGAGGAATGCACACTCACCAGCAACACCAAGTGCAAAGAGGAAG TGGTGATAAAGAAACCATGCAGAAAGCACAGAAAGGAAAACCAAGGTCCTCATGAATCTACAACCTTAAATCCT GAAACAGCAATAAATTTATCTG atgtTGACTTGAGTAAATATATCACCACTATCGCTGGAGCCATGACACTAAGTCAAGTTAAAGACTTTGTTCGAAAGAATGGTGTCAGTGAAGCCAAAATAGATGAGATCAAGAATGACAATGTCCAAGACACAGCAGAACAAAAAGTTCAACTGCTTCGTAATTGGTATCAACTTCATGGAAAGAAAGATGCATGTGACACATTGATTAAAGGTCTAAAAACAGCCGATCTTTGTACTCTTGCAGAGAAAATTCACGCTGTCATCCTCAAGGACATTACTAGTGACACAGAAAATTCGAACTTCGGAAATGAAGTCCAAAACTTGGTCTag
- the FAS gene encoding tumor necrosis factor receptor superfamily member 6 isoform X2, with protein MLGTWTLLPLVLTSVVRLLSKCVNAQVTDISSKGFELRKIVTTIETQNLEGLHHEGQFCRNPCPPGERKARDCTVNEDEPDCVPCQEGKEYTDKGHFSSKCRRCRLCDEGHGLEVEINCTRTQNTKCRCKPNFFCNSAVCEHCDPCTKCKHGIIEECTLTSNTKCKEEDSRSDLLWLCLLLLLLLIPPIVYVVIKKPCRKHRKENQGPHESTTLNPETAINLSDVDLSKYITTIAGAMTLSQVKDFVRKNGVSEAKIDEIKNDNVQDTAEQKVQLLRNWYQLHGKKDACDTLIKGLKTADLCTLAEKIHAVILKDITSDTENSNFGNEVQNLV; from the exons gttCTTACCTCTGTTGTTAGATTATTGTCCAAATGTGTTAATGCCCAAGTGACTGATATCAGCTCCAAGGGATTTGAATTGAGGAAGATCGTTACTACAATTGAGACTCAGAACTTGGAAGGCCTGCATCACGAGGGCCAATTCTGCCGTAACCCCTGTCCTCCAG GTGAAAGGAAAGCTAGGGACTGCACAGTCAATGAGGATGAACCAGACTGCGTGCCCTGCCAAGAAGGGAAGGAGTACACAGACAAAGGCCATTTTTCTTCCAAATGCAGAAGATGTAGATTGTGTGATGAAGGACATG GCTTAGAAGTGGAAATAAACTGCACCCGGACCCAGAATACCAAGTGCAGATGTAAACCAAACTTTTTTTGTAACTCTGCTGTATGTGAACACTGTGACCCTTGCACCAA gtGTAAACATGGAATCATCGAGGAATGCACACTCACCAGCAACACCAAGTGCAAAGAGGAAG ATTCCAGATCTGATTTGCTGTGGttatgtcttcttcttcttcttctcctaaTTCCACCAATTGTTTATG TGGTGATAAAGAAACCATGCAGAAAGCACAGAAAGGAAAACCAAGGTCCTCATGAATCTACAACCTTAAATCCT GAAACAGCAATAAATTTATCTG atgtTGACTTGAGTAAATATATCACCACTATCGCTGGAGCCATGACACTAAGTCAAGTTAAAGACTTTGTTCGAAAGAATGGTGTCAGTGAAGCCAAAATAGATGAGATCAAGAATGACAATGTCCAAGACACAGCAGAACAAAAAGTTCAACTGCTTCGTAATTGGTATCAACTTCATGGAAAGAAAGATGCATGTGACACATTGATTAAAGGTCTAAAAACAGCCGATCTTTGTACTCTTGCAGAGAAAATTCACGCTGTCATCCTCAAGGACATTACTAGTGACACAGAAAATTCGAACTTCGGAAATGAAGTCCAAAACTTGGTCTag
- the FAS gene encoding tumor necrosis factor receptor superfamily member 6 isoform X4, which translates to MLGTWTLLPLVLTSVVRLLSKCVNAQVTDISSKGFELRKIVTTIETQNLEGLHHEGQFCRNPCPPGERKARDCTVNEDEPDCVPCQEGKEYTDKGHFSSKCRRCRLCDEGHGLEVEINCTRTQNTKCRCKPNFFCNSAVCEHCDPCTKCKHGIIEECTLTSNTKCKEEVVIKKPCRKHRKENQGPHESTTLNPETAINLSDVDLSKYITTIAGAMTLSQVKDFVRKNGVSEAKIDEIKNDNVQDTAEQKVQLLRNWYQLHGKKDACDTLIKGLKTADLCTLAEKIHAVILKDITSDTENSNFGNEVQNLV; encoded by the exons gttCTTACCTCTGTTGTTAGATTATTGTCCAAATGTGTTAATGCCCAAGTGACTGATATCAGCTCCAAGGGATTTGAATTGAGGAAGATCGTTACTACAATTGAGACTCAGAACTTGGAAGGCCTGCATCACGAGGGCCAATTCTGCCGTAACCCCTGTCCTCCAG GTGAAAGGAAAGCTAGGGACTGCACAGTCAATGAGGATGAACCAGACTGCGTGCCCTGCCAAGAAGGGAAGGAGTACACAGACAAAGGCCATTTTTCTTCCAAATGCAGAAGATGTAGATTGTGTGATGAAGGACATG GCTTAGAAGTGGAAATAAACTGCACCCGGACCCAGAATACCAAGTGCAGATGTAAACCAAACTTTTTTTGTAACTCTGCTGTATGTGAACACTGTGACCCTTGCACCAA gtGTAAACATGGAATCATCGAGGAATGCACACTCACCAGCAACACCAAGTGCAAAGAGGAAG TGGTGATAAAGAAACCATGCAGAAAGCACAGAAAGGAAAACCAAGGTCCTCATGAATCTACAACCTTAAATCCT GAAACAGCAATAAATTTATCTG atgtTGACTTGAGTAAATATATCACCACTATCGCTGGAGCCATGACACTAAGTCAAGTTAAAGACTTTGTTCGAAAGAATGGTGTCAGTGAAGCCAAAATAGATGAGATCAAGAATGACAATGTCCAAGACACAGCAGAACAAAAAGTTCAACTGCTTCGTAATTGGTATCAACTTCATGGAAAGAAAGATGCATGTGACACATTGATTAAAGGTCTAAAAACAGCCGATCTTTGTACTCTTGCAGAGAAAATTCACGCTGTCATCCTCAAGGACATTACTAGTGACACAGAAAATTCGAACTTCGGAAATGAAGTCCAAAACTTGGTCTag
- the FAS gene encoding tumor necrosis factor receptor superfamily member 6 isoform X5, producing MQSADPAGQAGQFRHSSETTVLHVEVLTSVVRLLSKCVNAQVTDISSKGFELRKIVTTIETQNLEGLHHEGQFCRNPCPPGERKARDCTVNEDEPDCVPCQEGKEYTDKGHFSSKCRRCRLCDEGHGLEVEINCTRTQNTKCRCKPNFFCNSAVCEHCDPCTKCKHGIIEECTLTSNTKCKEEDSRSDLLWLCLLLLLLLIPPIVYVVIKKPCRKHRKENQGPHESTTLNPETAINLSDVDLSKYITTIAGAMTLSQVKDFVRKNGVSEAKIDEIKNDNVQDTAEQKVQLLRNWYQLHGKKDACDTLIKGLKTADLCTLAEKIHAVILKDITSDTENSNFGNEVQNLV from the exons gttCTTACCTCTGTTGTTAGATTATTGTCCAAATGTGTTAATGCCCAAGTGACTGATATCAGCTCCAAGGGATTTGAATTGAGGAAGATCGTTACTACAATTGAGACTCAGAACTTGGAAGGCCTGCATCACGAGGGCCAATTCTGCCGTAACCCCTGTCCTCCAG GTGAAAGGAAAGCTAGGGACTGCACAGTCAATGAGGATGAACCAGACTGCGTGCCCTGCCAAGAAGGGAAGGAGTACACAGACAAAGGCCATTTTTCTTCCAAATGCAGAAGATGTAGATTGTGTGATGAAGGACATG GCTTAGAAGTGGAAATAAACTGCACCCGGACCCAGAATACCAAGTGCAGATGTAAACCAAACTTTTTTTGTAACTCTGCTGTATGTGAACACTGTGACCCTTGCACCAA gtGTAAACATGGAATCATCGAGGAATGCACACTCACCAGCAACACCAAGTGCAAAGAGGAAG ATTCCAGATCTGATTTGCTGTGGttatgtcttcttcttcttcttctcctaaTTCCACCAATTGTTTATG TGGTGATAAAGAAACCATGCAGAAAGCACAGAAAGGAAAACCAAGGTCCTCATGAATCTACAACCTTAAATCCT GAAACAGCAATAAATTTATCTG atgtTGACTTGAGTAAATATATCACCACTATCGCTGGAGCCATGACACTAAGTCAAGTTAAAGACTTTGTTCGAAAGAATGGTGTCAGTGAAGCCAAAATAGATGAGATCAAGAATGACAATGTCCAAGACACAGCAGAACAAAAAGTTCAACTGCTTCGTAATTGGTATCAACTTCATGGAAAGAAAGATGCATGTGACACATTGATTAAAGGTCTAAAAACAGCCGATCTTTGTACTCTTGCAGAGAAAATTCACGCTGTCATCCTCAAGGACATTACTAGTGACACAGAAAATTCGAACTTCGGAAATGAAGTCCAAAACTTGGTCTag
- the FAS gene encoding tumor necrosis factor receptor superfamily member 6 isoform X1 yields MSFWRLVYLFLLSYRKRNCRLPSGNSLLNTVLTSVVRLLSKCVNAQVTDISSKGFELRKIVTTIETQNLEGLHHEGQFCRNPCPPGERKARDCTVNEDEPDCVPCQEGKEYTDKGHFSSKCRRCRLCDEGHGLEVEINCTRTQNTKCRCKPNFFCNSAVCEHCDPCTKCKHGIIEECTLTSNTKCKEEDSRSDLLWLCLLLLLLLIPPIVYVVIKKPCRKHRKENQGPHESTTLNPETAINLSDVDLSKYITTIAGAMTLSQVKDFVRKNGVSEAKIDEIKNDNVQDTAEQKVQLLRNWYQLHGKKDACDTLIKGLKTADLCTLAEKIHAVILKDITSDTENSNFGNEVQNLV; encoded by the exons gttCTTACCTCTGTTGTTAGATTATTGTCCAAATGTGTTAATGCCCAAGTGACTGATATCAGCTCCAAGGGATTTGAATTGAGGAAGATCGTTACTACAATTGAGACTCAGAACTTGGAAGGCCTGCATCACGAGGGCCAATTCTGCCGTAACCCCTGTCCTCCAG GTGAAAGGAAAGCTAGGGACTGCACAGTCAATGAGGATGAACCAGACTGCGTGCCCTGCCAAGAAGGGAAGGAGTACACAGACAAAGGCCATTTTTCTTCCAAATGCAGAAGATGTAGATTGTGTGATGAAGGACATG GCTTAGAAGTGGAAATAAACTGCACCCGGACCCAGAATACCAAGTGCAGATGTAAACCAAACTTTTTTTGTAACTCTGCTGTATGTGAACACTGTGACCCTTGCACCAA gtGTAAACATGGAATCATCGAGGAATGCACACTCACCAGCAACACCAAGTGCAAAGAGGAAG ATTCCAGATCTGATTTGCTGTGGttatgtcttcttcttcttcttctcctaaTTCCACCAATTGTTTATG TGGTGATAAAGAAACCATGCAGAAAGCACAGAAAGGAAAACCAAGGTCCTCATGAATCTACAACCTTAAATCCT GAAACAGCAATAAATTTATCTG atgtTGACTTGAGTAAATATATCACCACTATCGCTGGAGCCATGACACTAAGTCAAGTTAAAGACTTTGTTCGAAAGAATGGTGTCAGTGAAGCCAAAATAGATGAGATCAAGAATGACAATGTCCAAGACACAGCAGAACAAAAAGTTCAACTGCTTCGTAATTGGTATCAACTTCATGGAAAGAAAGATGCATGTGACACATTGATTAAAGGTCTAAAAACAGCCGATCTTTGTACTCTTGCAGAGAAAATTCACGCTGTCATCCTCAAGGACATTACTAGTGACACAGAAAATTCGAACTTCGGAAATGAAGTCCAAAACTTGGTCTag